A stretch of the Teretinema zuelzerae genome encodes the following:
- a CDS encoding 4Fe-4S dicluster domain-containing protein yields MTRGSIRIDRERCKGCGLCFRACPFSVIGPDSSMNRSGTCPAAVLRPESCTGCASCYQVCPDCAITVYREDGSHS; encoded by the coding sequence ATGACACGTGGAAGCATTCGAATCGACCGGGAAAGATGCAAGGGCTGCGGTCTCTGTTTCAGAGCCTGTCCTTTTTCAGTCATCGGTCCCGACAGTTCCATGAACCGTTCGGGAACCTGTCCCGCAGCGGTCCTGCGCCCGGAATCATGCACCGGTTGCGCCTCCTGCTATCAGGTTTGCCCTGATTGCGCGATTACCGTGTATCGGGAAGACGGGAGCCATTCATGA
- the vorB gene encoding 3-methyl-2-oxobutanoate dehydrogenase subunit VorB codes for MKTTENQRTLMKGNEAIAEAAIRAGCQAYFGYPITPQNELIAYMAEAMPRLGRIFIQAESEVSAINMVYGAAAAGARSMTSSSSPGISLKQEGISYAAGADIPLVYVNIVRGGPGLGSIAPAQSDYFQSTRGGGHGDYRVIVLAPSSVQECADLTVLAFDLSEKWRMPVLILGDGVIGQMMEAITLPESRTPSRIGASWAVGNMGSDSRPARHITSINLVPEELEALVFDRFKRYERVEAEETRADEYQCADAELVIVAYGTSARVSRAAVERAREEGLRVGLFRPVTLWPFPSARLLSLAERGTPLLSVEMSMGQMREDIRLAVSGKVPVHLLAHTGGMVPTEDEVLGRIRSLMEENR; via the coding sequence ATGAAGACTACAGAGAATCAGCGGACCCTGATGAAGGGAAACGAGGCGATAGCAGAGGCGGCCATACGCGCGGGTTGCCAGGCCTATTTCGGCTATCCGATAACGCCGCAGAACGAGCTTATCGCCTATATGGCCGAGGCGATGCCCCGGCTGGGAAGGATTTTCATCCAGGCTGAAAGCGAAGTTTCGGCGATAAACATGGTGTACGGAGCCGCGGCGGCGGGAGCCCGCTCGATGACCAGCTCTTCGAGTCCGGGAATCAGCCTGAAACAGGAAGGAATTTCCTATGCGGCAGGCGCCGATATTCCTCTTGTATATGTAAACATCGTGCGCGGCGGTCCCGGATTGGGATCGATAGCGCCGGCGCAGAGCGATTATTTTCAGTCTACCCGGGGCGGCGGCCACGGAGACTACCGGGTCATCGTGCTCGCGCCTTCAAGCGTGCAGGAATGCGCCGATCTGACCGTGCTCGCCTTCGACCTCTCGGAAAAGTGGCGCATGCCGGTGCTAATTCTGGGAGACGGAGTCATCGGCCAGATGATGGAAGCGATCACGCTGCCCGAATCGAGAACTCCCTCCCGCATCGGCGCATCCTGGGCCGTCGGCAATATGGGTAGCGATTCCCGGCCTGCGCGCCATATTACTTCTATAAACCTCGTGCCTGAGGAGCTGGAAGCTCTTGTGTTCGACCGCTTCAAACGCTACGAGCGGGTAGAAGCGGAGGAAACGCGCGCGGATGAATATCAGTGCGCCGACGCCGAGCTGGTAATCGTTGCCTACGGAACTTCCGCACGGGTTTCCCGCGCGGCGGTGGAACGTGCCCGGGAGGAAGGCCTCCGGGTCGGATTGTTCCGCCCGGTCACCCTGTGGCCCTTTCCTTCCGCCCGCCTGTTGAGCCTCGCCGAGCGGGGAACGCCTCTTTTATCGGTGGAAATGAGCATGGGGCAGATGCGCGAGGATATCCGCCTCGCGGTATCCGGCAAGGTTCCCGTCCATCTGCTTGCCCACACCGGCGGCATGGTTCCCACCGAGGATGAAGTTCTTGGGCGCATCCGCTCTCTTATGGAGGAAAACCGATGA
- a CDS encoding thiamine pyrophosphate-dependent enzyme, translating to MITVAEHPRSLASVQTKYCAGCGHGVVHRIICELIDEMGMQGRAVITNPVGCAIWADLYFDFDSVQPAHGRTPAAATGIKRVLPDHLVICYQGDGDLAAIGTAEIIHAANRGEKFTVIFVNNAIYGMTGGQMAPTTLVGQKAATAPMGRDPEGQGMGYPIRVLEMLATLGGTRYLARGAVNSPANVRKLKSYIKTAFEAQMNGIGFSMVEILSPCGTNWGMEPVQAVEWLENEMIPYYPLGIVKNELPGKAGGVK from the coding sequence ATGATCACAGTCGCCGAACACCCCCGCTCCCTGGCTTCCGTGCAGACGAAATACTGCGCCGGCTGCGGCCACGGAGTCGTGCACCGCATAATTTGCGAACTGATCGACGAGATGGGCATGCAGGGCCGCGCCGTCATCACCAATCCGGTCGGCTGCGCCATCTGGGCCGATCTCTATTTCGATTTCGATTCGGTGCAGCCCGCCCACGGCAGAACGCCCGCCGCGGCTACCGGAATCAAGCGGGTTCTCCCGGACCATCTGGTCATCTGCTACCAGGGAGACGGAGACCTCGCCGCGATCGGGACGGCGGAAATCATCCATGCGGCCAACCGCGGAGAAAAATTTACGGTTATTTTCGTGAACAACGCGATATACGGCATGACCGGCGGCCAGATGGCCCCGACCACGCTGGTGGGGCAAAAGGCCGCAACCGCTCCGATGGGCCGCGATCCGGAAGGGCAGGGAATGGGGTATCCCATCCGCGTCCTGGAAATGCTCGCCACCCTGGGCGGCACCCGCTACCTTGCGCGCGGGGCGGTCAACTCGCCCGCGAACGTGCGCAAGCTGAAAAGCTACATAAAGACGGCCTTCGAAGCCCAAATGAACGGAATCGGTTTTTCCATGGTTGAGATTCTGTCCCCCTGCGGGACGAACTGGGGCATGGAGCCGGTCCAGGCTGTCGAGTGGCTGGAAAATGAAATGATTCCCTACTATCCGCTCGGGATAGTGAAAAACGAGCTGCCCGGAAAGGCAGGAGGCGTTAAATGA
- a CDS encoding beta-ketoacyl-ACP synthase III: MAVEIISTGSYLPARRVTNDELSKTVETNDEWIRSHTGIGSRHIASEEEATSDLAVKAALAAFETLAPGNPESVAETIDLVIVGTSSPDYYGFPSVACIVQDKLGIKKAGAFDLVAACSGFAYSLEAAAGMLSLGNRKRALVIGADTLTRITDWEDRGTCVLFGDGAGAAILERTDAPAEGPQKRGLIHTVLGSEGNGALELYCEKGGSRNPYKDGETIEKKTHIYMNGRAVYTFAVRAFTDTMERLLEETGLTMADIKKIVPHQANMRIIQAAAKRLGIPEDKFFMNIEKYANTSNATIPIALDEYARTGELHKGDIIMTVGFGGGLTYAGNIIVW; the protein is encoded by the coding sequence ATGGCAGTCGAAATTATTTCTACAGGAAGCTACCTGCCCGCCCGCCGGGTTACGAACGATGAACTTTCAAAGACAGTAGAAACCAACGATGAATGGATCAGAAGCCATACGGGTATCGGTTCGAGGCACATCGCATCCGAAGAGGAAGCGACCAGCGACCTTGCGGTCAAGGCGGCTCTGGCGGCTTTCGAGACTCTCGCTCCCGGAAACCCGGAATCGGTAGCTGAAACGATTGATCTGGTGATAGTGGGAACATCGTCCCCCGATTACTACGGATTTCCCTCGGTAGCCTGCATCGTTCAGGATAAGCTCGGCATCAAGAAAGCAGGCGCCTTCGATCTCGTCGCGGCCTGTTCAGGCTTCGCCTACTCGCTGGAAGCGGCGGCGGGCATGTTGTCGCTCGGAAACAGGAAAAGAGCCCTCGTTATCGGAGCGGACACCCTCACCCGGATTACCGACTGGGAAGACCGCGGAACCTGCGTACTGTTCGGAGACGGTGCGGGAGCGGCGATCCTCGAGCGGACGGACGCCCCGGCGGAAGGTCCGCAGAAAAGGGGTCTCATCCATACCGTGCTCGGCTCGGAAGGAAACGGAGCGCTCGAGCTCTATTGCGAAAAAGGCGGATCCAGGAATCCCTATAAAGACGGGGAGACGATCGAGAAAAAAACGCATATCTATATGAACGGACGCGCCGTTTATACCTTCGCGGTTCGCGCCTTCACCGATACGATGGAGCGGCTTCTCGAAGAAACCGGTCTAACGATGGCAGACATCAAAAAAATCGTGCCGCATCAGGCCAACATGCGCATCATTCAGGCAGCGGCGAAGCGGCTGGGCATTCCCGAAGACAAGTTCTTCATGAACATAGAAAAGTACGCGAATACCTCGAACGCCACGATCCCGATAGCCCTTGACGAATACGCCCGCACCGGAGAATTGCACAAGGGCGACATCATCATGACCGTCGGTTTCGGCGGGGGGCTCACCTACGCGGGAAATATCATTGTCTGGTAA